A stretch of the Tachysurus vachellii isolate PV-2020 chromosome 26, HZAU_Pvac_v1, whole genome shotgun sequence genome encodes the following:
- the wnt11f2 gene encoding protein Wnt-11 — translation MKGLLLTSLLIYTSARITNAIYWLGLTVNGSSVGWNETHHCRLLHALVPDQQQLCRRNLELMRSVVRAAELTKTACRHAFRDMRWNCSSVERAPHFSPDLAKGTRESAFVFSLSAAVLSHTISRACSSGELPSCSCAAAPAEQASPDFRWGGCGDNVRFGLQMGAAFSDAALNSRRSASPVVRLMHLHNNAVGRQALLDSLETKCKCHGVSGSCSVKTCWKSLLDVGHASTQLKARYLSATKVTSRPVGTRRHLVPRDMEVRPVLESELVYLISSPDYCTYNSKHGSYGTTDRQCNKTVSGSGSCNLMCCGRGYNTYTEQVEERCHCRYHWCCYVTCKKCTHTVERHVCK, via the exons ATGAAGGGATTGCTGCTGACGTCACTGCTGATCTACACGAGCGCGCGCATCACCAACGCGATCTACTGGCT gGGTCTCACAGTGAATGGAAGCTCGGTAGGGTGGAATGAGACGCATCACTGCCGCTTGCTCCATGCACTGGTTCCAGATCAGCAGCAGTTGTGCAGGAGGAACCTGGAGCTGATGCGCAGTGTGGTGCGAGCTGCGGAACTCACGAAGACGGCCTGCAGACATGCCTTCAGAGACATGCGCTGGAACTGTTCCTCTGTAGAGAGAGCACCACACTTCAGCCCTGATCTCGCTaagg GTACACGTGAGTCTGCGTtcgtcttttctctctctgcagccGTTCTCAGTCACACCATCTCTCGCGCCTGTTCTTCAGGTGAGTTGCCGAGTTGTTCGTGTGCAGCAGCTCCGGCAGAACAGGCGTCTCCAGATTTCCGCTGGGGTGGATGTGGTGATAACGTACGCTTTGGCCTGCAGATGGGTGCCGCATTCTCTGACGCCGCCTTAAACAGCAGACGCTCCGCCTCCCCTGTAGTCCGTCTAATGCACCTGCACAACAATGCTGTCGGCCGACAG GCTCTGTTGGACTCACTGGAGACGAAGTGTAAGTGTCATGGCGTCTCGGGCTCATGTTCAGTGAAGACGTGCTGGAAGTCCCTTCTGGACGTGGGTCACGCCTCGACTCAGCTTAAAGCTCGTTACCTGTCGGCCACGAAGGTGACCTCACGCCCAGTGGGCACACGTCGCCATCTGGTTCCCCGGGACATGGAGGTGAGGCCGGTCCTGGAGAGTGAGCTAGTTTACCTGATCAGCTCACCTGATTACTGCACCTATAACTCCAAGCATGGCTCATACGGGACCACAGACAG GCAGTGTAATAAGACAGTGAGTGGGAGTGGAAGTTGTAATCTAATGtgttgtgggcggggctacaacACCTACActgagcaggtggaggaacgaTGCCACTGCAGGTATCACTGGTGCTGCTACGTCACCTGTaagaaatgtacacacactgttgagaGGCACGTCtgcaaatga